The following proteins come from a genomic window of Alnus glutinosa chromosome 10, dhAlnGlut1.1, whole genome shotgun sequence:
- the LOC133880146 gene encoding steroid 5-alpha-reductase DET2-like has protein sequence MVVCFLLRFIFPPPPSFFITAMSMISLISSAKLGFSEVRGENLQYSKFWNVNPRKSGRKQIKLSSRTGMLFAYTPAFLAGLASLVFFTHQNARFLLLASALTLHFFKRIFEVLFVHKYSGGTVLDSAISISLGYFVSTASIIYAQTLTQGISEPPVDLKYPGILLFLIGISGNFYHHYLLSKLRGEGEREYRIPNGGLFELVICPHYLFEIMGFLGVSFISQTSYAFSFTLGTIFYLMGRSYATRRWYLSKFEDFSEDVKALIPYVF, from the exons ATGGTGGTCTGCTTCTTGCTAAGATTTATTTTCCCACCACCCCCTTCCTTTTTCATCACGGCCATGTCAATGATTAGCTTAATATCATCAGCTAAGCTTGGGTTCTCCGAAGTAAGAGGAGAGAACTTACAGTATTCCAAATTTTGGAATGTAAATCCTCGAAAATCCGGAAGAAAGCAAATTAAACTTTCTAGCAGAACAGGCATGCTTTTTGCTTATACTCCCGCATTTCTTGCCGGTCTCGCATCCTTGGTGTTTTTCACGCATCAGAATGCCCGATTTCTGTTGCTTGCTTCAGCTCTAAcccttcatttcttcaagaggATCTTTGAG GTGCTATTTGTTCACAAATACAGTGGCGGGACGGTTCTTGATTCTGCAATTTCTATCTCTCTTGGTTACTTTGTGTCCACTGCAAGCATTATCTATGCCCAAACCTTAACGCAAGGGATTTCAGAGCCACCAGTTGATTTGAAGTATCCTGGAATTTTGTTGTTTCTTATTGGAATCAGCGGCAACTTTTACCACCATTACCTCCTCTCCAAGCTGAGgggagagggtgagagagaATACAGGATTCCAAATGGTGGTTTATTTGAGTTAGTGATATGCCCACACTATCTTTTCGAAATTATGGGTTTCTTAGGGGTCTCATTTATCTCTCAGACATCGTATGCTTTCTCTTTCACTCTGGGCACCATCTTTTACCTGATGGGAAGGAGTTATGCCACTAGGAGATGGTACCTCTCCAAATTTGAGGATTTCAGTGAGGATGTCAAGGCCCTCATTCCATATGTTTTCTAG